From Capsicum annuum cultivar UCD-10X-F1 unplaced genomic scaffold, UCD10Xv1.1 ctg3936, whole genome shotgun sequence, a single genomic window includes:
- the LOC124891650 gene encoding cytochrome P450 CYP82D47-like, which yields MIDGKSYGRVEKGGNEEEEAERFKKVLKDFMSIGFVLWDAFPIPLFKWIDFQGHVKFMKRTFTDIDCVLQSWLDEHVKKRESVDFVNGNEEDFIDFMLSMMSNEDFVDGYSRETTIEATALYRLSKNVVAPRSDP from the exons ATGATagatggaaaaagctatggaaggGTAGAAAAAGGtggaaatgaagaagaagaagctgagaGATTTAAGAAAGTTTTGAAAGATTTTATGTCAATAGGGTTTGTGTTATGGGATGCATTTCCAATACCTTTGTTTAAGTGGATTGATTTTCAAGGGCATGTTAAGTTTATGAAAAGGACATTTACGGATATTGATTGTGTTTTACAAAGTTGGTTGGATGAACATGTGAAGAAGAGAGAAAGTGTTGATTTTGTTAATGGAAATGAAgaagattttattgattttatgctTTCTATGATGAGTAATGAAGATTTTGTTGATGGTTATAGTAGAGAAACCACCATTGAAGCTACTGCTCTG TATCGACTCTCCAAAAACGTTGTCGCACCAAGGTCAGATCCTTGA